In one window of Acidovorax sp. HDW3 DNA:
- a CDS encoding 2OG-Fe(II) oxygenase — MATHALTAELQDWIVQHAQAGASAPTITGYLRHAGWPQARAATVVAQVLASQPGGSLPPPVMLPEPDIADSPTRLDLGAHQVQLLLQMQQPRVAVLGGFLTPEECTQLIAAARPRMARSLTVANDTGADELNQDRTSDGMFFQRGENALVQRIEERIARLLRWPLENGEGLQVLHYRPGAEYKPHYDYFDPAQRGSSTLLRRGGQRVATLVMYLNTPEQGGGTRFPEAQLEVAPQQGNAVFFSYARPDPSTRSLHAGAPVLAGEKWIATKWLREREFH, encoded by the coding sequence ATGGCCACCCACGCCCTCACCGCCGAGCTGCAAGACTGGATCGTGCAGCACGCCCAGGCCGGCGCCAGTGCGCCCACCATCACCGGCTACCTGCGCCACGCCGGCTGGCCGCAGGCGCGCGCTGCCACCGTGGTGGCGCAGGTGCTCGCCAGCCAGCCCGGGGGCAGCCTGCCACCGCCCGTCATGCTGCCCGAACCCGACATTGCCGACTCGCCCACGCGGCTCGACCTGGGCGCGCACCAGGTGCAGCTGCTGCTGCAGATGCAGCAGCCGCGCGTGGCAGTGCTCGGCGGTTTTCTCACGCCCGAGGAATGCACGCAGCTGATCGCCGCCGCGCGCCCGCGCATGGCGCGCTCGCTCACCGTCGCCAACGACACCGGCGCCGACGAGCTCAACCAGGACCGCACCAGCGACGGCATGTTCTTCCAGCGCGGCGAGAACGCCCTGGTGCAGCGCATCGAGGAGCGCATCGCCCGCCTGCTGCGCTGGCCGCTGGAGAACGGCGAGGGCCTGCAGGTGCTGCACTACCGCCCGGGCGCCGAGTACAAACCGCACTACGACTACTTCGACCCCGCGCAGCGCGGCTCCAGCACCTTGCTGCGCCGGGGCGGCCAGCGCGTGGCCACGCTGGTGATGTACCTCAACACCCCCGAGCAGGGCGGCGGCACGCGCTTTCCCGAGGCGCAACTCGAAGTCGCGCCGCAGCAGGGCAACGCCGTGTTCTTCAGCTACGCCCGCCCCGACCCCAGCACACGCAGCCTGCACGCGGGCGCGCCGGTGCTCGCGGGCGAGAAATGGATCGCCACCAAATGGCTGCGCGAACGTGAGTTTCACTGA
- a CDS encoding OPT family oligopeptide transporter, whose product MNPPSPVREFTLRGVLLGALITLAFTAANVYLGLKVGLTFASAIPAAVISMALLYRFKDSNILENNLVQTQASAAGTLSSVIFVLPALLMLGLWSGFPFWQTALVCAAGGTLGVLYTVPLRRVMVVQSTLPYPEGVAAAEVLRVGEAQRHKTDGARTGDGLRSLGWGAGIAALFGFLSGGLRLLADAFNVWINAGSVAFRIAAGFSPALLAAGYLMGAAAGVAVLLGLVLCWGLVVPWLTAQATLAEGQALSALATQMWATKARFLGAGVIGISALWTVASLIRPIIKAIASEPARSGPAAQAHDERERDMPRSWMLAIGLAALAVLWGVAGDFIGEHMPELASGARWGLALLCVLFAALFGFLVAAACGYMAGLVGSSASPISGIGIIATILMGVSLLLLGQLFPAFATSVAGKMGVALVLFMVAVILAMAAISNDNLQDLKTGYLVGATPWRQQVVLIIGCLVGALVIPPVLDLLYNAYGFAGALPRAGMDPNQALAAPQATLMQQIANGIFNGSLDWTMLGLGVAVGVAAIAADLLLRRSGAGALPPLAVGLGIYLPPTIGLTLAVGAALGWLLQRGIRAHAADKAWVAAAEERGLLLASGLIVGESLMGLLLAALIGFSGKDAPLALVGEGFAPAMWLGLLYFVGLFLFFYKTVLRRSI is encoded by the coding sequence ATGAACCCCCCCTCCCCCGTGCGCGAATTCACCCTGCGCGGCGTGCTGCTCGGCGCGCTCATCACCCTGGCCTTCACCGCCGCCAACGTCTACCTCGGGCTCAAGGTCGGGCTCACCTTTGCCTCGGCCATTCCCGCCGCCGTCATCTCCATGGCGCTGCTCTACCGCTTCAAGGACTCCAACATCCTGGAGAACAACCTGGTGCAGACCCAGGCGTCGGCGGCGGGCACGCTGTCGTCCGTCATCTTCGTGCTGCCGGCGCTGCTCATGCTCGGGCTGTGGAGCGGCTTTCCGTTCTGGCAGACGGCCCTGGTGTGCGCCGCCGGCGGCACGCTGGGCGTGCTCTACACCGTGCCGCTGCGCCGTGTGATGGTGGTGCAGTCCACCCTGCCCTACCCCGAGGGCGTGGCCGCCGCCGAGGTGCTGCGCGTGGGCGAGGCCCAGCGCCACAAAACCGACGGCGCCCGCACCGGCGACGGCCTGCGCAGCCTCGGCTGGGGCGCGGGCATTGCTGCGCTGTTTGGCTTTCTGAGCGGCGGCCTGCGCCTGCTGGCTGACGCGTTCAACGTCTGGATCAACGCCGGCAGCGTCGCCTTTCGCATTGCGGCGGGCTTTTCGCCGGCGCTGCTGGCCGCCGGCTACTTGATGGGCGCAGCCGCCGGCGTCGCCGTGCTGCTGGGCCTGGTGCTGTGCTGGGGCCTGGTCGTGCCCTGGCTGACGGCGCAGGCCACGCTGGCCGAAGGCCAGGCGCTCAGCGCCCTGGCCACGCAGATGTGGGCCACCAAGGCGCGCTTTCTGGGGGCGGGGGTGATTGGCATCTCGGCGCTGTGGACGGTGGCCTCGCTGATCCGCCCCATCATCAAGGCCATTGCCAGCGAGCCGGCGCGCAGCGGGCCGGCAGCGCAGGCGCACGACGAGCGCGAGCGCGACATGCCGCGCAGCTGGATGCTGGCCATCGGCCTGGCAGCGCTGGCCGTGCTCTGGGGCGTGGCCGGCGACTTCATCGGCGAGCACATGCCCGAGCTCGCCAGCGGCGCGCGCTGGGGCCTGGCGCTGCTGTGCGTGCTGTTTGCGGCGCTGTTTGGCTTTTTGGTGGCGGCCGCCTGCGGCTACATGGCGGGCCTGGTGGGCTCGTCGGCCAGCCCCATTTCTGGCATCGGCATCATCGCCACCATCCTCATGGGTGTCTCGCTGCTGCTGCTGGGCCAGCTCTTTCCGGCCTTTGCCACCAGCGTGGCGGGCAAGATGGGCGTGGCCCTGGTGCTGTTCATGGTGGCCGTCATCCTGGCCATGGCCGCCATCTCCAACGACAACCTGCAAGACCTCAAAACCGGCTACCTGGTGGGCGCCACGCCCTGGCGCCAGCAGGTGGTGCTGATCATCGGCTGCCTGGTGGGCGCGTTGGTGATTCCGCCGGTGCTCGACCTGCTCTACAACGCCTACGGCTTTGCCGGCGCCCTGCCGCGCGCGGGCATGGACCCCAACCAGGCACTGGCCGCGCCGCAGGCAACGCTGATGCAGCAAATTGCCAACGGCATTTTCAACGGCTCGCTCGACTGGACCATGCTCGGCCTGGGCGTGGCCGTGGGCGTGGCCGCCATCGCTGCCGATCTGCTGCTGCGCCGCAGCGGCGCCGGCGCGCTGCCGCCGCTGGCCGTGGGCCTGGGCATTTACCTGCCGCCCACGATTGGCCTGACGCTGGCCGTGGGCGCCGCCCTGGGCTGGCTGCTGCAGCGCGGCATTCGCGCCCACGCCGCCGACAAGGCCTGGGTGGCCGCCGCCGAAGAACGCGGCCTGCTGCTGGCCTCGGGCCTGATCGTGGGCGAGAGCCTGATGGGCCTGCTGCTGGCCGCCCTCATTGGCTTTAGCGGCAAGGACGCCCCGCTGGCCCTGGTGGGCGAGGGCTTTGCCCCGGCCATGTGGCTGGGCCTGCTGTACTTTGTGGGTTTGTTCCTGTTCTTCTACAAGACCGTGCTGCGCCGTTCAATTTGA
- a CDS encoding Rne/Rng family ribonuclease has translation MKRMLINATQPEERRLAIVDGQKLLDYELEVEGREQRKGNIYKAVVTRVEPSLEACFVDYGEDRHGFLPFKEISKQYFAEGVSPSQARINDVIREGQELLVQVEKEERGNKGAALTTFISLAGRYVVLMPNNPRGGGVSRRIEGEDRAELKEAMDQLDYPKGMSIIARTAGIGRSAPELQWDLNYLLKLWSAIDGAAKAGKGAFLIYQESSLVIRAIRDYFNNDIGDILIDTDDIYEQAQQFMAHVMPEQASRVKRYRDDAPLFSRFQIEHQIESAYARTVQLPSGGAIVIDHTEALVSVDVNSARAIKGGDIEETATRTNLEAADEVARQMRLRDLGGLIVIDFIDMEESKNRREVENRLRDALRQDRARVQFGTISKFGLMEMSRQRLKPALSEGAHINCPRCGGSGHIRDTESSALQILRIIQEESMKDSTAAVHVQVPVEVASFLLNEKRTEITKIELKQRVSVLMVPNKSMETPHYKLERLKHDDPRLENIEASYQLADELEERTQVTRRSQEPTNKQTPIIKGVLPDAPAPVAEPRAPRPAPAAQRPAASAMAPAAAPAVPEQGFFSWVKSLFGFAPKAAPAPIPVAPAPAATPEARRNERGDGRNRRNGERQERGERNERNDRNGERTRSEGSNGRRNGERSNGRNRRDAEPRNDAELNPNAAPEAVQEGRNDRAPRRERTERQERPERQQERTERSDRQERGEARPRRERTEAQPDFADTAPLEALVPPTQVPDVDLSEQTGSEAPAAPAEERRERRSRDRYGRDRRNRERPARDDASAEHAAPAQPEAAPAPDEAPASEQAPRRSYFNAGTAPATPAAQPPVTAEAAPAAQPASAPEAAAAAAATPAAAEAAAAPAAAAPIEAIATAAPVAAPAAVAPAAPAAAPAPAASAASAPAALPKVQAFTLPLAQLHEVASASGLQWVNSDADKVAAVQAAIAAEPRPVHVPRERLPLVVKDEGPLILVETRTDLRALTLPFDAA, from the coding sequence ATGAAGCGGATGCTCATCAACGCCACGCAGCCTGAAGAACGGCGCCTGGCCATCGTCGACGGCCAAAAACTCCTCGATTACGAACTCGAAGTCGAAGGCCGCGAGCAGCGCAAGGGCAACATCTACAAGGCCGTGGTGACGCGCGTCGAGCCCAGCCTGGAGGCCTGCTTTGTCGATTACGGCGAAGACCGCCACGGCTTCCTGCCATTTAAGGAAATCTCCAAGCAATACTTTGCCGAAGGCGTCTCGCCCAGCCAGGCACGCATCAACGACGTCATCCGCGAAGGCCAGGAACTGCTGGTGCAGGTGGAAAAGGAAGAACGCGGCAACAAGGGCGCAGCGCTGACCACCTTCATCTCGCTGGCAGGCCGCTACGTCGTGCTCATGCCCAACAACCCGCGCGGCGGCGGCGTCTCGCGCCGCATCGAGGGCGAAGACCGCGCCGAGCTCAAAGAGGCGATGGATCAGCTCGACTACCCCAAGGGCATGAGCATCATCGCGCGCACCGCCGGCATTGGCCGCAGCGCGCCCGAGCTGCAGTGGGACCTGAACTACCTGCTGAAATTGTGGAGCGCCATCGACGGCGCGGCCAAGGCCGGCAAGGGCGCCTTCCTGATCTACCAGGAGTCGAGCCTGGTGATCCGCGCCATCCGCGACTACTTCAACAACGACATCGGTGACATCCTGATCGACACCGACGACATCTACGAGCAGGCGCAGCAGTTCATGGCGCACGTGATGCCCGAGCAGGCATCGCGCGTCAAGCGCTACCGCGACGACGCGCCGCTGTTCTCGCGCTTTCAGATCGAGCACCAGATCGAGTCGGCCTACGCCCGCACCGTGCAGCTGCCCTCGGGCGGCGCCATCGTCATCGACCACACCGAAGCCCTGGTTTCCGTGGACGTGAACTCCGCGCGCGCCATCAAGGGCGGCGACATCGAGGAAACCGCCACGCGCACCAACCTCGAAGCCGCCGACGAAGTGGCGCGCCAGATGCGCCTGCGCGACCTGGGCGGCCTGATCGTGATCGACTTCATCGACATGGAGGAGAGCAAGAACCGCCGCGAGGTGGAAAACCGCCTGCGCGACGCGCTGCGCCAGGACCGTGCGCGCGTGCAGTTCGGCACCATCAGCAAGTTCGGCCTGATGGAGATGAGCCGCCAGCGCCTCAAGCCCGCCCTGTCGGAGGGCGCGCACATCAACTGCCCGCGCTGCGGCGGCTCGGGCCACATCCGCGACACCGAATCCTCGGCGCTGCAGATCCTGCGCATCATTCAAGAAGAATCGATGAAGGACAGCACCGCCGCCGTGCACGTGCAGGTGCCGGTGGAGGTGGCGAGCTTCCTGCTCAACGAAAAGCGCACCGAAATCACCAAGATCGAGCTCAAGCAGCGCGTTTCCGTGCTCATGGTGCCCAACAAGTCGATGGAGACGCCGCACTACAAACTCGAACGCTTGAAGCACGACGACCCGCGCCTGGAAAACATCGAGGCCAGCTACCAGCTCGCCGACGAGCTCGAAGAGCGCACCCAGGTCACGCGCCGCTCGCAAGAGCCCACCAACAAGCAAACGCCCATCATCAAGGGCGTGCTGCCCGACGCCCCGGCCCCCGTGGCCGAGCCGCGCGCCCCGCGCCCCGCACCAGCAGCCCAGCGCCCCGCCGCATCGGCCATGGCGCCCGCAGCCGCACCGGCCGTGCCAGAGCAGGGCTTCTTCTCCTGGGTCAAGAGCCTGTTTGGCTTCGCCCCCAAGGCAGCGCCTGCCCCGATCCCGGTCGCGCCCGCACCTGCAGCCACCCCCGAGGCACGCCGCAACGAGCGTGGCGACGGCCGCAACCGCCGCAACGGCGAGCGCCAAGAGCGCGGCGAGCGCAATGAACGCAACGACCGCAACGGCGAGCGCACACGCAGCGAAGGCAGCAATGGCCGGCGCAACGGCGAACGCAGCAATGGCCGCAACCGCCGCGATGCCGAACCGCGCAACGACGCCGAACTCAACCCCAACGCCGCCCCCGAGGCCGTGCAGGAAGGGCGCAACGACCGCGCCCCGCGCCGTGAACGCACCGAGCGCCAGGAACGCCCAGAGCGCCAGCAAGAACGCACCGAGCGCAGCGACCGCCAGGAGCGCGGCGAAGCTCGCCCGCGCCGCGAACGCACCGAGGCCCAGCCCGACTTTGCCGACACCGCACCGCTCGAAGCCCTGGTGCCACCCACGCAAGTGCCGGACGTCGATCTGAGCGAGCAAACCGGCAGCGAAGCCCCCGCCGCGCCGGCCGAGGAACGCCGCGAACGCCGCTCGCGCGACCGCTATGGCCGCGACCGCCGCAACCGCGAACGCCCGGCACGCGATGACGCCAGCGCCGAGCACGCCGCCCCCGCCCAGCCCGAGGCCGCCCCTGCCCCGGACGAAGCCCCGGCCAGCGAGCAAGCACCACGGCGCAGCTACTTCAACGCTGGCACTGCCCCTGCCACCCCTGCCGCCCAACCTCCGGTAACGGCAGAGGCTGCACCGGCAGCACAGCCCGCCAGCGCACCAGAGGCAGCAGCAGCAGCAGCAGCGACACCGGCAGCAGCCGAAGCCGCCGCTGCACCCGCCGCTGCCGCACCCATCGAGGCCATTGCCACTGCCGCCCCGGTGGCAGCACCGGCTGCGGTAGCCCCGGCGGCTCCCGCTGCGGCGCCAGCGCCTGCCGCCAGCGCGGCCAGCGCCCCCGCCGCTCTGCCCAAGGTGCAAGCCTTCACCCTGCCGCTGGCACAGCTGCACGAGGTGGCCAGCGCCAGCGGCCTGCAGTGGGTCAACTCCGACGCCGACAAAGTCGCCGCCGTGCAGGCCGCCATTGCCGCCGAGCCACGCCCGGTGCATGTGCCGCGCGAGCGCCTGCCGCTGGTGGTGAAAGATGAGGGCCCCCTCATCCTGGTGGAAACCCGCACTGACCTGCGCGCGCTGACCCTGCCCTTCGACGCGGCGTAA
- the queF gene encoding NADPH-dependent 7-cyano-7-deazaguanine reductase QueF (Catalyzes the NADPH-dependent reduction of 7-cyano-7-deazaguanine (preQ0) to 7-aminomethyl-7-deazaguanine (preQ1) in queuosine biosynthesis), which yields MSTPEQSQLGRASEYADQYDPSLLFPLPRAPKRSEIGIGSALPFLGADLWTAYELSWLNPRGKPQVALAHITVPCESPNIIESKSFKLYLNSFNGTRFADSEAVRERLRADLGEAAWRGAKAGSGGGVGVQLVLPEQFDQQPIEQLSGLRLDRLDVECTHYQPAPELLQADHSQAPVTETLTSDLLKSNCLVTGQPDWGSVQISYTGAPIAQAGLLQYIVSFRNHNEFHEQCVERIFHDLWQRCRPLKLAVYARYTRRGGLDINPLRSSHPQALARNVRTARQ from the coding sequence ATGAGCACCCCCGAACAATCGCAGCTCGGCCGCGCCAGCGAGTACGCCGACCAGTACGACCCCAGCCTGCTCTTTCCCCTGCCGCGTGCGCCCAAGCGCAGCGAGATCGGCATTGGCAGCGCCCTGCCCTTTCTGGGTGCCGACTTGTGGACGGCCTACGAGCTGTCGTGGCTGAACCCGCGCGGCAAGCCGCAGGTGGCGCTGGCGCACATCACCGTGCCGTGCGAGTCGCCCAACATCATCGAGAGCAAGTCCTTCAAGCTCTACCTCAACAGCTTCAACGGCACGCGCTTTGCCGACAGCGAGGCCGTGCGCGAACGCCTGCGCGCCGATCTGGGCGAAGCCGCCTGGCGCGGCGCCAAAGCGGGCAGCGGGGGCGGCGTGGGCGTGCAGCTGGTGCTGCCCGAGCAGTTTGACCAGCAGCCGATCGAGCAACTCTCGGGCCTGCGTCTTGACCGCCTGGATGTGGAATGCACGCACTACCAGCCCGCACCCGAGCTGCTGCAGGCCGACCACAGCCAGGCCCCCGTGACCGAGACGCTGACCAGCGACCTGCTCAAGAGCAACTGCCTGGTAACGGGCCAGCCCGACTGGGGCAGCGTGCAGATCAGCTACACCGGCGCGCCCATAGCCCAGGCGGGGCTGCTGCAGTACATCGTGAGCTTTCGCAACCACAACGAATTTCACGAGCAGTGCGTCGAGCGCATCTTCCACGACCTCTGGCAGCGCTGCCGCCCGCTCAAGCTGGCGGTGTACGCGCGCTACACGCGCCGGGGCGGCCTGGACATCAACCCGCTGCGCAGCAGCCACCCGCAGGCGCTGGCGCGCAACGTGCGCACGGCGCGGCAGTAA
- the yaaA gene encoding peroxide stress protein YaaA, with amino-acid sequence MLFLLSPAKALDYERPLPAGLAHSLPVFVEQAQQLIALLRQKSPAEIAALMKLSDPLAALNVARYAAWSPEFHAGNARQALLAFNGDVYEGLNAASLGAADLDWAQAHLAILSGLYGVLRPLDWMQPYRLEMGTALAWPGGRNLYQFWGPRIAQHLNTLLADTPAPVVVNLASQEYFKAVDQHTLRARVVECVFQDSKAGGPYKIVSFYAKRARGLMARWAILARASTPEQLQGFDLEGYAYCASASSPERLVFRRHSPQA; translated from the coding sequence ATGTTGTTTTTGCTCTCCCCCGCCAAGGCGCTGGACTACGAGCGCCCCCTGCCCGCCGGCCTGGCGCACAGCCTGCCTGTCTTTGTCGAGCAAGCGCAGCAGCTCATCGCCCTGCTGCGGCAAAAATCCCCCGCCGAAATCGCTGCGCTGATGAAGCTCAGCGACCCGCTGGCCGCGCTCAACGTGGCGCGCTACGCCGCCTGGTCGCCCGAGTTTCATGCCGGCAACGCGCGCCAGGCCCTGCTGGCCTTCAACGGCGACGTGTACGAGGGGCTGAACGCCGCCAGCCTGGGCGCTGCCGACCTCGATTGGGCGCAGGCGCACCTGGCCATCCTCTCGGGCCTGTACGGCGTGCTGCGCCCGCTCGACTGGATGCAGCCCTACCGCCTGGAAATGGGCACCGCCCTGGCCTGGCCAGGTGGCCGCAACCTGTACCAGTTCTGGGGCCCGCGCATTGCCCAGCACCTGAACACGCTGCTGGCCGACACGCCGGCGCCGGTGGTGGTCAACCTGGCATCGCAGGAATACTTCAAGGCCGTTGACCAGCACACGCTGCGCGCGCGCGTGGTCGAATGCGTGTTCCAGGACAGCAAGGCCGGCGGCCCGTACAAGATCGTCAGCTTCTACGCCAAACGCGCACGCGGCCTGATGGCGCGCTGGGCCATCTTGGCGCGCGCCAGCACCCCCGAACAGCTGCAGGGCTTTGACCTGGAGGGCTACGCCTACTGCGCCAGCGCCTCCAGCCCCGAGCGCCTGGTATTTCGCCGCCACAGCCCCCAAGCCTGA